A window of Selenomonas ruminantium subsp. lactilytica TAM6421 contains these coding sequences:
- the ilvN gene encoding acetolactate synthase small subunit, with protein sequence MKKYLLAVLVDNKPGVLTHVSGLISRRAFNIESISAGYTEEPEVTRINIVVSVESKNELDQVVTQLGKLIDVIKIVNLSEVDSIERELVMIKVRADKSNRAELIDIVNIFRANIVDVSQENVVIELTGQQSKIDGIIEVLSEYEIIEIARTGSIALSRGPVPVKQM encoded by the coding sequence CTCACCCATGTTTCCGGCCTGATCAGCCGCCGGGCCTTCAATATCGAAAGCATTTCCGCCGGTTATACCGAGGAACCGGAAGTCACCCGCATCAATATCGTGGTGTCCGTAGAGTCCAAGAATGAGCTGGATCAGGTGGTAACCCAGCTGGGCAAGCTCATTGACGTCATCAAGATCGTGAACCTGTCGGAAGTGGATTCCATCGAACGGGAGCTGGTGATGATCAAGGTGCGGGCCGACAAGAGCAACCGTGCGGAACTTATCGATATCGTCAATATCTTCCGGGCCAATATCGTCGATGTGAGCCAGGAAAATGTGGTCATTGAGCTGACCGGTCAGCAGAGCAAGATCGACGGCATCATTGAGGTGCTCTCGGAGTATGAGATCATCGAGATTGCCCGTACAGGCTCCATTGCCCTGTCCCGTGGCCCTGTTCCGGTGAAACAGATGTAA